The Myroides phaeus DNA segment ATACAAGTCTTCTACTGTAGCTTTTATTTCTGATAAAGGTTTGTCCTTAAAAGTGATAAATAACTCTTCTAATTCATCTATTTTGTCTTTAGGAAGTATCTCATCAAGTTGAATCAAACCATCTCCTACCAGTTTACCTAAATGCGAATAGATAGTAGTAGGAACCAGTTTTCTGATTTCAGCAATCTCTTCTATGCTTTTCTTCTGTTTCCAGTATTCCAAAGTAATTGAAGTGGTAGATTTTTTCTTTTCCTTCTTCTCCCCTTTTTTTGTTGAGGAATATTTACTTACATCATCGTCTTCATCTAAATCTAATTGAGTATCTCTTAGTAAATTTGCAATATTAACTAAGTGGTTAATTTTGTATTCACTAATTTCTAATGAACGTAAATTTTCTTTAGAAATCTTCTTACCTTCTTCTAAGAGTTGTAACATTTTTTCAGCTTTTTTCATCTGAATGACTTGCTTCAATAAAGCGTCTTCTAAAACAACTAACTCTTCATAAAAACCTTTTAATTGTCGTTTTCCCTTAACTTGAGCAATGTTAAAAAGTAATTCAAAAACAAGGTGATCCATCATTGGAAAAAAGTACTGATAAGCTTTATTAACTCTTTCCTTTACGTGGGCAAACCTAAAATTCTCTTCATTAAATAAACATCTTAATTGATGAACAAACTTCTCTGAATGAATAAGCATATCGTTCAAACTTTTGGTAGTTTTAATTGCCCATGGTTTAAAAGAATTCTTTTTACTACGATCTGTTTCTGCATCATAAGTATGTATATGAGCATGCCAAAGCGTACCAAGATTAAACCAAGAATAGGTATCTATTAAAAAGTTTCTAAGGAAGTCTTTAGTTGCTAACTGCAATTCTTGTGTTAATCTATCTACAGTGGCTTTATTATTTGCATAGCTCATTACCTCTTCATCATTTACTAAACCATTCATCTGAATAGGAGAGAGTAAAACTAAGCCTTCTAACGACCTTAATCTTGATAAAGCAACGTATGCTTGTCCAGGTAAGAAAACGCTTGATACATCAAGTACAGCTTTGTCAAAAGTAAGTCCTTGACTTTTGTGTACTGTTATTGCCCAAGCCAACTTCAATGGATAATGCGTAAACGTACCTAATACCTCTTCAACAATTTCTTTTGTATTAGGATCTACAGTATATTTTATATTCTCCCACTCGTATTTTTCAACTTCTATAGTTTCGTTTTCTTCGGGGAAATGAACAAAAATCTCATTGTTTGATAGTGATTTGACAATCCCCATTTTTCCATTGTAAAATCGCTTTTCAGGAGAAATATCATTCTTTATAAATATAACTTGTGCTCCCACTTTTAAGCTCATATTAGCTTCTAATGGAAATAGTTTTTCAGGAAAATCACCAACAACATCTGGCTTAAATACAAACTCTTTTTTATCAATACCATCTAAAGCATCTTTATTAATTTTGTCTGCTTTAGTATTATGAGTAGTTAAAGTAATATATCCAGGATTATTCTTAATATCAAAATCAGTTTTGATAAACTTGTTTAGCAATTGAACATCTTGAGATGTTACTTGATTATTTCTTAAGTTATTTAATATCTGAATAAACTCTTGATCAGATTGTCTAAAGACTTTATCAAGTTCAATGTACAAGGGAGGAAATTGTCGCACAACTTCTGAATGGAAAAAAAATACTCCTCCATAATAGCGTTGCAAAACATCCCATTCAGCTTGCTTGACAACTGGTGGTAATTGTAGTAAATCGCCAATAAAAAGGACTTGTACACCACCAAAAGGTTGTGGATTCTTTCTTATGCTTTGTAGCATAAAATTCATTGCGTCTAAAACATCAGCACGAAGCATACTAACTTCATCAATAACTAATAAATCCATGTTCAAAAACAACGCTTTACGGACTCTACTCATACGCATATGACGCTTTAGAGAAAGCTTATTTTCAAACTTTATATTGTCTGTAAAAATGGGTGGATTCTTCGTATCTGGAACAAAAGCTGCGAATGGTAAATGAAAAAAGGAATGTATCGTTACACCCCCTGCATTTAATGCTGCAATTCCAGTAGGAGCAACAATAACAGCGTTTTTATGGGTGGTTTGTATGATTTCTTTTAATAAAGTAGTCTTCCCTGTACCCGCTTTTCCTGTTAAGAAAATAGATCTATTTGTCTCATTAATGAACTGTAAAACAAATTTTGCTTCTTCTGAAAAGTTATTCATTTCTGATATTTTTTTACAAAATACAACAAATAAATAATTCTAAAACAAAAAAATCCCATGCAATTGCATAGGATTTTTTAATTATATAAAACTATTATTTAGTTTCTTCTTTTTTCTCTGCAGCTGGAACTGCTGGTTCATCAATCTTAGTTGCTGCTGATGTACCTTTATATTTAGCGTTAAGCTCTTTTAAGATAGATTCAGTAATATCATACTGCTCTTTTCCATAAATAACTGTAGAAGCCTCTTCTGTGTTGAATACATAGTCTAAATTGTTCTTTTTAGCGTATTCAGAAATATATTCTTTTACTTTCTTTACAACAGAATCAATTTCTTGTCCACTCTCCATTTGTAGAGATTGAACCATTGCTTGTTGTTGATATTGTAATTGTTGTTCTTTCTTTTGTAATTCAGCTGCTTTTTGTTCTGCCCACGCCTGACCTTTTTGACGAGCATTAGCTTGGAAGCTTTGAACTTCTTGTTGGAACTTAGCGATATCTGCTTCTAAACTTTTACCTTTTTCTTCAGATTGAATTTTATATTTAGATTCTACGTCTTTTACTTCTTCGTATTCTTTCATCAGTTTAGACGAATCTACATAAGCCGTTTTAAATTCAACAGCAGCATTTGAATTATTGTTGCAAGAAAATAATAATCCTGCGAACCCTAACATTAAAATTGTTTTTTTCATTTTCGATTTTTTAAACCTCTTGTAAAAGTAATAAAACTTTTAAAGTATTATGTAATTATTTTAACTATAAACAAATCCTATAGATATAAGTTTTTTAATCAATGTTCTATATCTAAAACAATCTTTTTTAAAGCGATTTAAGACAGTATTAAAAAAGTAGACTCTTATTGTATACAAATAGACACATTCTACCCTTAAAATCACTCTAATTACTAATTTACTCTTTTTTAATCTAAATTGACTTGCGAAAACTAAATTGTTTTCTTTAAAGAATAAATTAAAGAAGAATATTCTAAATTACGTCTTGCTTCAATATTTGATTTCAATCCAACTGAAAAAGCTTTTAGCCAATTCTTTTTTCCGTGTTTAATTTCTTCAGATAAAAGAGAAACATAAAAACTATCAAATAGCATTGGATAGGTATCCTGTAAAATAAATCCGAAAGGATTAAATAATAAAGGAATTGATTGTTGAGAAAAATGCCATAGATGTCGTGGAACATCATAAGCTGCCCAATGCTTTCCATAATATTGAGCATCGTAAGATTTATAATTAGGAACAGCTATTATTAAAATACCGTTCGGCTTTAATAATCTATAAAGTTCTTTTATTTGATTTTCTAAATCGGGTACATGTTCTAAAACATGCCATAAAGTAATAACATCTAATGTCCCCTCTTCTATACTTTTTGTATCTTCTACAATTGATACTCCCTTCTCTTCGGCTAATTTTCTTGCACCCAAATTTGGTTCATAACCTACTACATTCCAATTTCTATTTTTAGCTGCTGCTAAAAAATCACCAGTTCCACATCCTATATCTAAAAGGTTTCCTTTAGACTCTTTTATAGATTCTAATAAATTCAATTTATTTTGAATAGCCTTTCTTTTGATAGTTTGATATACTTTTTCAAAAAAGGTAGTCTTCTTATCTGTATGTGAAATATAATTTTCACTCTCATAATATTTTCCTAACTCTTCAGATTTAGGTTGAGGAATTGTTTTTAATAGATGATAAGATGGATCTAAATACAGTTCAAATTTTTCATTAGAGACGGAATAATCTTCTACTTCTAAAAATTTAATATTGGATTCTATCTGCATTTTTCAAGTTTTAAAACATCAACAAATATAATCAAGATAATGCCATATTAAAGTTTAAATATTATTATTCTCTATTTAGATAAGAATAATACTTCATCATACTTTCTGTTTTTAAATCAAATATTAAAAGACAGTCGATATATAAAAAGGTAAAATGAAGTATGAAAAAGATATTCTATAGAATATAAAAACTATCTTTTCTATTTTCTATTAAACATACAAGGGATATAATCTATACCTACTTTATGATTTAAATAATACAATTACTTGTCTCATAAACTACCTTTAATTCTATAAAAGATTGCTACCATAATTACAGCATTTATATTGGATAACTACAATTACAATTTATAGAAAACGAAGTAAAGATAGTTTTCTTTTGAAACGAATAGAAATAAAAAAAGGGTGTTCCACGTGGAACACCCTTTACTATATAATAAGATTTTATCTTCCCATATGTATTAATAAAATAGAAACATCGGTTGGTGTTACACCACTGATACGTGAAGCCTGAGAAATTGTAATAGGTTTAATCTTTTTCAATTTCTCTCTTGATTCAAAGGATAATGATACTATTTTATCGTAATCAAAATTGCTTGGAATCTTAACATCTTCTAACCTTGTTAACTTATCTGCATTAGATTTTTCCTTCTCAATATAGCCAGAATATTTAACTTGAATCTCTGCTTGTTCTAAAATCTCTTGATCTAAATCATGCTCTTCAATATATTCTTTTACTTTTTTAAACTTCAATATATCGCCTAATTCTATTTGAGGACGAGAGAAAACTTTAAACATTTTATCAGGTTGACTCATTAAAGAAGAACCTTTCTCCTCTAAAATAGGATTTGCCTCTTCAGTTTTTACACTCGTTTCTTTAAAGAATTGAACGAAGCTCTCTGATTCTTCACGTTTAAATTCCATTCGTCTTAGACGTTGTTCTGAAGCTAATCCAAGTTCAAAACTCTTAGGTGTTAATCTAAAGTCAGCATTATCTTGGCGAAGTAAAGTTCTATACTCTGCTCTTGAAGTAAACATTCTATATGGTTCTTCAGTTCCTTTAGTAATTAAGTCGTCAATTAAAACTCCAATATAAGCTTCATCTCTTCTTAAGATAAAAGGTTCCTTACCATTAACTTTCAAATGTGCATTCATACCCGCCATTAAGCCTTGCGCAGCTGCCTCTTCATACCCAGTTGTACCATTGATCTGTCCAGCGAAAAATAATCCATCTACAAGCTTAGTTTCTAAAGTATGTTTCAACTGTGTAGGTGGAAAATAATCATACTCTATAGCATACCCAGGTCTAAATATCTTAGCGTTTTCAAATCCTGCTACTGAACGTAATGCTTTTATTTGAACCTCTTCTGGTAAAGAAGTAGAGAAACCATTTACATATATTTCACATGTATTCCATCCTTCTGGTTCTACGAAAATTTGATGTCTATCTTTATCAGCAAAACGATTAATCTTATCTTCAATAGAAGGACAATAACGTGGTCCTATACTTTTAATTCTACCTGTAAACATTGGAGAACGATCAAACCCTTCTCTTAGTAACTCGTGAACCAAAGGAGAAGTATAAGTCATATGACAGTCTCTTTGTTCAACTAATGGTTTTGTAACATCTAAATAAGAAAACTTCGCAGGATTCTCATCTCCAGGTTGCGCTTCCATTTTAGTATAATCTAAAGAACGACCATCTACTCTTGGAGGAGTTCCCGTCTTCATTCTACCAGAAACAAAACCTGCTTTAACAAGATCTTCTGTAATTCCATATGCAGCACTCTCTCCTGCTCTACCACCACCAAATTGTTTTTCTCCGATGTGAATCAAACCATTTAAGAAAGTACCATTAGTTAGAATAACTGTTTTAGCTTTTATCTCAATACCAAGATTCGTAACTACTCCTTCAATACGTTCGTTCTTTATAATCAATGAACGAACCATATCTTGATAAAAATCTAAATTTGGTGTTCCTTCTAACATTAATCGCCATAACTCAGCAAATCTCATACGATCAGACTGAACCCTTGGAGACCACATAGCAGGACCTTTAGATTTATTCAGCATTTTAAATTGTATTGCAGTCTTGTCAGAAACAATACCTGAGTAACCACCCAAAGCATCAATCTCACGAACAATCTGTCCTTTTGCAATTCCTCCCATAGCAGGATTACAAGACATTTGTGCAATATTTTGTAAACTCATTGTAATCAATAGAGTCTTTGATCCCATATTTGCAGCAGCAGCAGCAGCTTCTGAACCAGCATGCCCTCCTCCTACAACTATAACATCATATGTATCTTGAAATATACTCATTGTTCCACGTGAAACATTAAATTAATAAATATAAATACTATTGTTCCACGTGGAACATAGCCATTTTTTCTTCTTCTTTTGAACGCATAAGTTTAGAATCCTCATCAGTCTTATCCTTATAACCACAGTAATGCAGTATACCATGACACATCACTCTTAAAAGCTCTGTGCTAAACTCAACGTTAAAATCTTTTGCATTATCTCGCACCCTTTCCACAGATAAGAATATATCACCAGAAATAATTTTACCCTCAGTATAATCAAAACTAATAATATCAGTAAGAGTGTCATGATCTAAATATTCTACATTAATATTATGTAAATACTCATCATCACAGAAAATATAACTAATCTCTCCCAGATAAAAACCTTCTGAAGCAATAATGGA contains these protein-coding regions:
- a CDS encoding OmpH family outer membrane protein, translating into MKKTILMLGFAGLLFSCNNNSNAAVEFKTAYVDSSKLMKEYEEVKDVESKYKIQSEEKGKSLEADIAKFQQEVQSFQANARQKGQAWAEQKAAELQKKEQQLQYQQQAMVQSLQMESGQEIDSVVKKVKEYISEYAKKNNLDYVFNTEEASTVIYGKEQYDITESILKELNAKYKGTSAATKIDEPAVPAAEKKEETK
- the mnmG gene encoding tRNA uridine-5-carboxymethylaminomethyl(34) synthesis enzyme MnmG, translating into MSIFQDTYDVIVVGGGHAGSEAAAAAANMGSKTLLITMSLQNIAQMSCNPAMGGIAKGQIVREIDALGGYSGIVSDKTAIQFKMLNKSKGPAMWSPRVQSDRMRFAELWRLMLEGTPNLDFYQDMVRSLIIKNERIEGVVTNLGIEIKAKTVILTNGTFLNGLIHIGEKQFGGGRAGESAAYGITEDLVKAGFVSGRMKTGTPPRVDGRSLDYTKMEAQPGDENPAKFSYLDVTKPLVEQRDCHMTYTSPLVHELLREGFDRSPMFTGRIKSIGPRYCPSIEDKINRFADKDRHQIFVEPEGWNTCEIYVNGFSTSLPEEVQIKALRSVAGFENAKIFRPGYAIEYDYFPPTQLKHTLETKLVDGLFFAGQINGTTGYEEAAAQGLMAGMNAHLKVNGKEPFILRRDEAYIGVLIDDLITKGTEEPYRMFTSRAEYRTLLRQDNADFRLTPKSFELGLASEQRLRRMEFKREESESFVQFFKETSVKTEEANPILEEKGSSLMSQPDKMFKVFSRPQIELGDILKFKKVKEYIEEHDLDQEILEQAEIQVKYSGYIEKEKSNADKLTRLEDVKIPSNFDYDKIVSLSFESREKLKKIKPITISQASRISGVTPTDVSILLIHMGR
- a CDS encoding helix-turn-helix domain-containing protein; the encoded protein is MNNFSEEAKFVLQFINETNRSIFLTGKAGTGKTTLLKEIIQTTHKNAVIVAPTGIAALNAGGVTIHSFFHLPFAAFVPDTKNPPIFTDNIKFENKLSLKRHMRMSRVRKALFLNMDLLVIDEVSMLRADVLDAMNFMLQSIRKNPQPFGGVQVLFIGDLLQLPPVVKQAEWDVLQRYYGGVFFFHSEVVRQFPPLYIELDKVFRQSDQEFIQILNNLRNNQVTSQDVQLLNKFIKTDFDIKNNPGYITLTTHNTKADKINKDALDGIDKKEFVFKPDVVGDFPEKLFPLEANMSLKVGAQVIFIKNDISPEKRFYNGKMGIVKSLSNNEIFVHFPEENETIEVEKYEWENIKYTVDPNTKEIVEEVLGTFTHYPLKLAWAITVHKSQGLTFDKAVLDVSSVFLPGQAYVALSRLRSLEGLVLLSPIQMNGLVNDEEVMSYANNKATVDRLTQELQLATKDFLRNFLIDTYSWFNLGTLWHAHIHTYDAETDRSKKNSFKPWAIKTTKSLNDMLIHSEKFVHQLRCLFNEENFRFAHVKERVNKAYQYFFPMMDHLVFELLFNIAQVKGKRQLKGFYEELVVLEDALLKQVIQMKKAEKMLQLLEEGKKISKENLRSLEISEYKINHLVNIANLLRDTQLDLDEDDDVSKYSSTKKGEKKEKKKSTTSITLEYWKQKKSIEEIAEIRKLVPTTIYSHLGKLVGDGLIQLDEILPKDKIDELEELFITFKDKPLSEIKATVEDLYSWEELKLFQRAKDALKESEE
- the ybeY gene encoding rRNA maturation RNase YbeY — translated: MISFNYESDFQLDNENLYEEWIESIIASEGFYLGEISYIFCDDEYLHNINVEYLDHDTLTDIISFDYTEGKIISGDIFLSVERVRDNAKDFNVEFSTELLRVMCHGILHYCGYKDKTDEDSKLMRSKEEEKMAMFHVEQ
- a CDS encoding class I SAM-dependent methyltransferase, with product MQIESNIKFLEVEDYSVSNEKFELYLDPSYHLLKTIPQPKSEELGKYYESENYISHTDKKTTFFEKVYQTIKRKAIQNKLNLLESIKESKGNLLDIGCGTGDFLAAAKNRNWNVVGYEPNLGARKLAEEKGVSIVEDTKSIEEGTLDVITLWHVLEHVPDLENQIKELYRLLKPNGILIIAVPNYKSYDAQYYGKHWAAYDVPRHLWHFSQQSIPLLFNPFGFILQDTYPMLFDSFYVSLLSEEIKHGKKNWLKAFSVGLKSNIEARRNLEYSSLIYSLKKTI